The following are encoded together in the Choloepus didactylus isolate mChoDid1 chromosome 7, mChoDid1.pri, whole genome shotgun sequence genome:
- the DDO gene encoding D-aspartate oxidase, with product MDVVRIAVVGAGVIGLSTALCISKLVPRCSITVISDKHTPDTTSDVAAGMLIPHAYPDTSIHKQKQWFRETFEHLFAIANSAEAGDAGIHLVSGWQIFRSPPTEEVPFWADVVLGFRKMTEAELKKFPQHKSGQAFTTLKCEGPTYLPWLEKRIKERGGLILSRQIEDLWELHPSFDIVVNCSGLGSRQLAGDLKIFPVRGQVLKVQAPWVKHFIRDENGLTYVYPGASNVTLGGTRQKGDWNLSPDPENSREILSRCCALEPSLQGAYDIREKVGLRPSRPGVRLQKEVLAQDGQRLHVVHHYGHGSGGFSVHWGSALEAARLVSEWAHALRSPALKAKL from the exons ATGGATGTGGTACGGATTGCAGTTGTTGGGGCGGGCGTGATTGGGCTCTCCACTGCTTTGTGCATTTCCAAATTGGTGCCACGATGCTCCATTACAGTGATCTCAGACAAGCATACTCCTGATACCACAAGTGATGTGGCAGCTGGAATGCTTATTCCTCATGCATATCCAG ATACATCCATTCACAAGCAGAAGCAGTGGTTTAGAGAGACCTTTGAGCATCTGTTTGCAATTGCCAATTCTGCAGAAGCCGGAGACGCTGGCATTCACCTGGTGTCTGG TTGGCAGATATTTCGAAGCCCTCCTACTGAAGAAGTGCCGTTCTGGGCTGACGTGGTTCTGGGATTTCGAAAGATGACCGAGGCTGAGCTGAAGAAATTCCCCCAGCACAAGTCTGGTCAGGCTTTTACCACCCTGAAATGTGAAGGCCCTACCTACCTCCCGTGGCTGGAGAAGAG GATAAAAGAGAGAGGAGGACTAATTCTCAGCCGACAGATAGAAGACCTGTGGGAGCTTCATCCATCCTTTGACATCGTGGTCAACTGTTCAGGCCTTGGAAGCAGACAGCTTGCGGGAGACTTGAAGATTTTCCCTGTGAGGGGCCAAGTGCTCAAAGTTCAGGCTCCCTGGGTGAAGCATTTTATCCGCGACGAGAATGGGTTGACCTATGTTTACCCTGGTGCTTCCAACGTAACTCTGGGTGGAACTAGGCAAAAAGGAGACTGGAATCTGTCTCCAGACCCAGAAAACAGTAGAGAGATTCTTTCCCGATGTTGTGCACTCGAGCCCTCCCTCCAGGGAGCCTATGACATAAGGGAGAAGGTGGGCTTGAGGCCCTCCAGGCCGGGCGTGCGGCTGCAGAAAGAGGTTCTAGCCCAAGACGGTCAGAGGCTGCATGTGGTCCACCACTATGGACACGGGAGCGGGGGCTTCTCCGTGCACTGGGGCTCAGCTCTGGAGGCTGCCAGGCTGGTGAGCGAGTGGGCCCATGCCCTGAGGAGCCCCGCTCTCAAAGCTAAGTTGTAG